The following are encoded together in the Xanthomonas sacchari genome:
- a CDS encoding threonine dehydratase, protein MSDAGRPAQEPDVGHVAVSVADVLAAQARLRRYLSPTPVHYAERFGVWLKLENLQRTGSYKVRGALNALLAGLERGDERAVICASAGNHAQGVAWAAHRLGVQAITVMPHGAPQTKIAGVAHWGATVRQHGNSYDEAFAFARELAEQNGYRFLSAFDDPDVIAGQGTVGIELAAHAPDVVIVPIGGGGLASGVALALRSQGVRVVGAQVEGVDSMARAIRGDVRAVDPVPTLADGVKVKIPGFITRRLCASLLDDVVIVREAELRETLVRLALEEHVIAEGAGALALAAGRRVAGKRKCAVVSGGNIDAGVLATLLSEVRPRPPRKPRRRSAERLRSQRPAPPAPARIAPSPHPHPQATAAVEEPIW, encoded by the coding sequence ATGTCTGACGCCGGCCGCCCTGCGCAGGAGCCGGATGTAGGCCACGTCGCCGTCAGCGTGGCCGACGTGCTGGCCGCGCAGGCGCGGCTGCGCCGTTATCTGTCGCCGACGCCGGTGCATTACGCCGAGCGCTTCGGCGTCTGGCTGAAACTGGAGAACCTGCAGCGCACTGGCTCCTACAAAGTGCGCGGCGCGCTCAACGCGCTGCTGGCCGGGCTGGAACGCGGCGACGAGCGCGCGGTGATCTGCGCCTCCGCCGGCAACCACGCGCAGGGCGTGGCCTGGGCCGCGCACCGCCTGGGCGTGCAGGCGATCACGGTGATGCCGCACGGCGCACCGCAGACCAAGATCGCAGGCGTCGCGCACTGGGGCGCCACCGTGCGCCAGCACGGCAACAGCTACGACGAGGCCTTCGCCTTCGCCCGCGAGCTGGCCGAGCAGAACGGCTACCGCTTCCTGTCCGCCTTCGACGACCCGGACGTGATCGCCGGCCAGGGCACCGTCGGCATCGAACTGGCCGCGCACGCCCCGGACGTGGTGATCGTGCCGATCGGCGGCGGCGGCCTGGCCTCCGGCGTGGCCCTGGCGCTGCGCTCGCAGGGCGTGCGCGTGGTCGGTGCCCAGGTCGAAGGCGTGGACTCGATGGCGCGGGCGATCCGCGGCGACGTCCGCGCCGTGGATCCGGTGCCCACCCTGGCCGACGGCGTCAAGGTTAAAATCCCCGGGTTCATCACCCGCCGGCTGTGCGCCAGCCTGCTCGACGATGTGGTGATCGTGCGCGAGGCGGAACTGCGCGAAACGCTGGTCCGCCTGGCGCTGGAGGAGCACGTCATCGCCGAGGGCGCCGGCGCGCTGGCCCTGGCGGCCGGGCGCCGCGTCGCCGGCAAGCGCAAGTGCGCGGTGGTGTCCGGTGGCAACATCGACGCCGGCGTGCTGGCGACGCTGCTGTCGGAGGTGCGCCCGCGCCCGCCGCGCAAGCCGCGCCGCCGCAGCGCCGAGCGACTTCGCAGCCAACGTCCCGCCCCGCCCGCCCCTGCCCGCATCGCGCCGTCCCCGCATCCCCATCCGCAAGCCACCGCCGCCGTAGAGGAACCCATCTGGTGA
- a CDS encoding ACT domain-containing protein, translating to MRYQLDLVLKPIDGALLRAIGMAERRGFAPISISGAPVAEDAGRWHLQLVVDGNRPGETLRLQMEKVYDCESVRVTALDGVA from the coding sequence ATGCGTTACCAGCTTGACCTGGTGCTGAAACCGATCGACGGCGCCCTGCTGCGCGCGATCGGCATGGCCGAACGCCGCGGCTTCGCGCCGATCTCGATCAGCGGTGCGCCGGTGGCCGAGGACGCCGGCCGCTGGCACCTGCAACTGGTGGTGGACGGCAACCGTCCCGGCGAGACCCTGCGCCTGCAGATGGAGAAGGTCTACGACTGCGAATCGGTGCGCGTGACCGCGCTGGACGGCGTAGCGTGA
- the ilvG gene encoding acetolactate synthase 2 catalytic subunit: protein MNSSAHGTPRNGARWLTQALEAEGVDTLFGYPGGTIMPFYDALVDSQLKHILVRHEQGAALAANGYARASGRVGVCVATSGPGASNLVTGIADAMLDSVPMICLTGQVATPLLGTDAFQELDVFGLTLPIVKHSFLVRHVDDLPQVLRDAFRIAREGRPGPVLIDLPKDVQLADAAHLPAHVPAAVPTPPAPQDAVLAEALAAIAGAEKPVIYGGGGIALGDAVDAFRQFVEATRIPTVLTLRGLGALPHAHPHYLGMLGMHGTRAANMAVQESDLLIVVGARFDDRATGKLAEFAPFARVIHLDADACEISKLRQADIAVPGDVAQSLRALAAATSTCEPWHARCVAHREKFGARYDAPGQDIYAPGLLKRLSELAPADTVIACDVGQHQMWVAQHCRFNHPRNHLTSGALGTMGFGLPAAMGAQFACPDRTVVLVSGDGSFMMNVQELVTIARCKLPVKIVLLDNSSLGMVRQWQELFFAERYSEIDLSDNPDFAALAQVFGIPAKRITARGQVDDALAELLAQPGPALLHVAIDARANVWPLVPPNTANSTMLESNPATQRQETTHALPA, encoded by the coding sequence ATGAACTCCTCCGCTCACGGCACGCCCCGCAACGGCGCGCGCTGGCTGACGCAGGCCCTGGAAGCCGAAGGCGTGGACACGCTGTTCGGCTATCCGGGCGGCACCATCATGCCGTTCTACGACGCGCTGGTAGACAGCCAGCTCAAGCACATCCTGGTCCGCCACGAACAGGGCGCGGCGCTGGCCGCCAACGGCTACGCCCGCGCCAGCGGACGGGTCGGCGTGTGCGTCGCCACGTCCGGCCCGGGCGCGTCCAACCTGGTCACCGGCATTGCCGATGCGATGCTCGACTCGGTGCCGATGATCTGCCTGACCGGGCAGGTCGCCACGCCGCTGCTTGGCACCGACGCGTTCCAGGAACTGGACGTGTTCGGGCTGACCCTGCCGATCGTCAAGCACAGCTTCCTGGTGCGGCACGTGGACGACCTGCCGCAGGTGCTGCGCGACGCGTTCCGCATCGCCCGCGAGGGGCGGCCGGGGCCGGTGCTGATCGACCTGCCCAAGGACGTGCAACTGGCCGATGCCGCGCATCTGCCGGCGCACGTGCCGGCGGCGGTGCCGACCCCGCCGGCGCCGCAGGACGCGGTGCTGGCCGAGGCGCTGGCGGCGATCGCCGGCGCCGAGAAGCCGGTGATCTACGGCGGCGGCGGCATCGCCCTGGGCGATGCGGTGGACGCGTTCCGCCAGTTCGTCGAGGCCACCCGCATCCCCACCGTGCTGACCCTGCGCGGCCTGGGCGCATTGCCGCACGCGCACCCGCATTACCTGGGCATGCTCGGCATGCACGGCACCCGCGCCGCCAACATGGCGGTGCAGGAGTCGGACCTGCTGATCGTGGTCGGCGCGCGCTTCGACGACCGCGCCACCGGCAAGCTGGCCGAATTCGCGCCGTTCGCCCGGGTCATCCACCTGGACGCCGACGCCTGCGAGATCTCCAAGCTGCGCCAGGCCGATATCGCCGTGCCCGGCGACGTGGCGCAGTCGCTGCGCGCGCTGGCCGCGGCCACCAGCACCTGCGAACCGTGGCACGCACGCTGCGTCGCCCACCGCGAGAAGTTCGGCGCGCGCTACGACGCGCCCGGGCAGGACATCTACGCGCCCGGCCTGCTGAAGCGGCTGAGCGAACTGGCCCCGGCCGACACCGTGATCGCCTGCGACGTCGGCCAGCACCAGATGTGGGTCGCCCAGCACTGCCGCTTCAACCACCCGCGCAATCACCTGACCAGCGGCGCGCTGGGCACCATGGGCTTCGGCCTGCCGGCGGCGATGGGCGCGCAGTTCGCCTGCCCCGACCGCACCGTGGTGCTGGTCAGCGGCGACGGCAGCTTCATGATGAACGTGCAGGAGCTGGTCACCATCGCCCGCTGCAAGCTGCCGGTGAAGATCGTGCTGCTGGACAACAGTTCGCTGGGCATGGTGCGGCAGTGGCAGGAACTGTTCTTCGCCGAGCGCTACAGCGAGATCGACCTGTCCGACAACCCGGATTTCGCCGCGCTGGCGCAGGTGTTCGGCATCCCGGCCAAGCGCATCACCGCGCGCGGCCAGGTCGACGACGCGCTGGCCGAGCTGCTGGCGCAGCCGGGCCCGGCGCTGCTGCACGTGGCCATCGACGCACGCGCCAACGTGTGGCCGCTGGTGCCGCCGAACACCGCCAACAGCACCATGCTGGAAAGCAATCCCGCGACCCAGCGCCAGGAGACGACACATGCGTTACCAGCTTGA
- the ilvC gene encoding ketol-acid reductoisomerase, which translates to MTSSAQPTTKIAIVGYGSQGRAHALNLRESGFDVTIGLRAGGPTEAKAQADGFVVKSPAEAVKDADLVAVLTPDMVQKKLYEEVLAPNMKQGACLLFAHGLNVHFDMIKPRADLDVVLVAPKGPGALVRREYEIGRGVPCIWAVYQDKSGKAEQFALEYAAGLGGARANLIKTTFKEETETDLFGEQAVLCGGASSLVQAGFEVLVEAGYQPEIAYYEVLHELKLIVDLFYEGGITRMLEFVSETAQYGDYVSGPRVIDAATKERMRDVLTDIQNGTFTKNWVAEYDAGLPNYKKFKQADLDHPIETVGKQLRAKMVWLNGDAAAAPAAGGTKAA; encoded by the coding sequence ATGACCAGTTCCGCCCAGCCCACCACCAAGATCGCCATCGTCGGTTACGGCAGCCAGGGCCGCGCGCACGCGCTGAACCTGCGCGAGTCCGGCTTCGACGTCACCATCGGCCTGCGTGCCGGCGGCCCGACCGAAGCCAAGGCGCAGGCCGACGGCTTCGTGGTGAAGAGCCCCGCCGAGGCGGTCAAGGACGCCGACCTGGTCGCGGTGCTGACCCCGGACATGGTGCAGAAGAAGCTGTACGAGGAGGTGCTGGCGCCGAACATGAAGCAGGGCGCCTGCCTGCTGTTCGCGCATGGCCTGAACGTGCACTTCGACATGATCAAGCCGCGCGCCGACCTGGACGTGGTGCTGGTCGCGCCGAAGGGCCCGGGCGCGCTGGTGCGCCGCGAGTACGAGATCGGCCGCGGCGTGCCGTGCATCTGGGCGGTGTACCAGGACAAGAGCGGCAAGGCCGAGCAGTTCGCGCTGGAATACGCCGCCGGCCTGGGCGGCGCGCGCGCCAACCTGATCAAGACCACCTTCAAGGAAGAGACCGAGACCGATCTGTTCGGCGAGCAGGCGGTTCTGTGCGGCGGCGCCTCGTCGCTGGTGCAGGCCGGCTTCGAAGTGCTGGTGGAAGCCGGCTACCAGCCGGAAATCGCCTACTACGAAGTGCTGCACGAACTGAAGCTGATCGTCGACCTGTTCTACGAAGGCGGCATCACCCGCATGCTCGAGTTCGTCTCCGAGACCGCGCAGTACGGCGACTACGTCAGCGGCCCGCGGGTGATCGACGCGGCCACCAAGGAGCGCATGCGCGACGTGCTGACCGACATCCAGAACGGCACCTTCACCAAGAACTGGGTGGCCGAGTACGACGCCGGCCTGCCGAACTACAAGAAGTTCAAGCAGGCCGATCTGGACCACCCGATCGAAACGGTCGGCAAGCAGCTGCGCGCCAAGATGGTGTGGCTCAACGGCGACGCCGCTGCCGCACCGGCCGCCGGCGGCACCAAGGCCGCGTAA
- the ggt gene encoding gamma-glutamyltransferase — MSVSLPSLARLALALALATSLPAQAADRITGQPFATRSEVIAPHAMAATSQPLATQVALDTMRDGGSAVDAAIAANAALGLMEPTGNGVGGDLFAIVWDPKTQKLYGYNGSGRSPKALTLAEFQRRGLKEIPATGPLPVSVPGAVDGWFALHERFGRRTMAQNLAPAIRYARDGHPVAETIAYYWGLSVPRLSQYPGFKEQFTIDGRAPRKGELWKNPNLANTLQQIADGGRDAFYKGPIARTIDAYFKANGGFLRYEDLASHHGEWVEPVSTNYRGYDVWELPPNSQGIAALQMLNILEGYDFSRIPFGSAEHVHLFTEAKKLAFADRARFYADPAFQPAPLARLISKDYAAQRRALISMDRALKQVQPGTPKQLEEGDTIYLTVADADGMMVSLIQSNYRGMGSGMAPPRLGFILQDRGEMFVLQKDHPNGYAPGKRPFQTIIPAFVTKDGKPWLSFGVMGGAMQPQGHVQILMNLIDFHMNLQEAGDAPRIQHDGSTEPTGQATAMRDGGELNLETGFSYDTIRALMRKGHRVIFADGPYGGYQAIARDPDSGVYYGASESRKDGQAAGY; from the coding sequence ATGTCCGTCTCGCTTCCTTCCCTGGCGCGCCTGGCGCTGGCCTTGGCGCTGGCCACGTCGCTGCCGGCGCAGGCCGCCGACCGCATCACCGGCCAGCCGTTCGCCACCCGCTCGGAAGTGATCGCTCCGCACGCGATGGCCGCCACCTCGCAGCCGCTGGCCACGCAGGTCGCGCTGGACACGATGCGCGATGGCGGTTCGGCGGTGGACGCGGCGATCGCCGCCAACGCCGCGCTGGGGCTGATGGAGCCGACCGGCAATGGCGTCGGCGGCGACCTGTTCGCCATCGTCTGGGATCCGAAGACGCAGAAGCTGTACGGCTACAACGGCTCCGGCCGCTCGCCCAAGGCACTGACCCTGGCCGAGTTCCAGCGCCGCGGGCTGAAGGAGATCCCGGCCACCGGCCCGCTGCCGGTGTCGGTGCCCGGCGCGGTCGACGGCTGGTTCGCGCTGCATGAGCGTTTCGGGCGCAGGACGATGGCGCAGAACCTGGCGCCTGCGATCCGCTACGCCCGCGACGGCCATCCGGTGGCCGAGACCATCGCCTACTACTGGGGCCTTTCGGTGCCGCGGCTGTCGCAGTACCCCGGCTTCAAGGAGCAGTTCACCATCGACGGCCGCGCCCCGCGCAAGGGCGAGCTGTGGAAGAACCCGAACCTGGCCAACACCCTGCAGCAGATCGCCGACGGCGGCCGCGACGCGTTCTACAAGGGGCCGATCGCGCGCACCATCGATGCCTACTTCAAGGCCAATGGCGGCTTCCTGCGCTACGAGGACCTGGCCAGCCACCACGGCGAATGGGTCGAGCCGGTGTCCACCAACTACCGCGGCTACGACGTGTGGGAACTGCCGCCCAACAGCCAGGGCATCGCCGCGCTGCAGATGCTCAACATCCTGGAGGGCTACGACTTCTCCAGGATCCCGTTCGGCTCGGCCGAACACGTGCACCTGTTCACCGAGGCCAAGAAGCTGGCCTTCGCCGACCGCGCGCGGTTCTATGCCGACCCGGCGTTCCAGCCGGCGCCGCTGGCGCGGCTGATCTCCAAGGACTACGCCGCGCAGCGGCGCGCGCTGATCTCGATGGACCGCGCGCTGAAGCAGGTGCAGCCGGGCACGCCGAAGCAGCTGGAAGAGGGCGACACCATCTACCTGACCGTGGCCGATGCCGACGGCATGATGGTGTCGCTGATCCAGTCCAACTACCGCGGCATGGGCAGCGGCATGGCGCCGCCGAGGCTGGGCTTCATCCTGCAGGACCGCGGCGAGATGTTCGTGCTGCAGAAGGATCATCCCAACGGCTACGCGCCGGGCAAGCGTCCGTTCCAGACCATCATCCCCGCGTTCGTGACCAAGGACGGCAAGCCGTGGCTGAGCTTCGGCGTGATGGGCGGGGCGATGCAGCCGCAGGGCCACGTGCAGATCCTGATGAACCTGATCGATTTCCACATGAACCTGCAGGAGGCCGGCGACGCGCCGCGGATCCAGCACGATGGCTCCACCGAGCCGACCGGGCAGGCCACCGCGATGCGCGACGGCGGCGAGCTGAACCTGGAGACCGGCTTTTCCTACGACACGATCCGCGCGCTGATGCGCAAGGGTCACCGGGTGATCTTCGCCGACGGCCCGTATGGCGGCTACCAGGCGATCGCGCGCGATCCGGACAGCGGCGTGTACTACGGCGCCTCGGAGAGCCGCAAGGACGGACAGGCCGCCGGGTATTGA
- a CDS encoding methyl-accepting chemotaxis protein, protein MALFSRSPDADAAPVAGLPDAPIALLRLEPDGRVSAANRAALDLLGVPAETLLGAASEAVWGLPLSALVDSEGSWQAPGGDPARRVRYQRDRDRGGQGWLLSLPHPETAALLRDVALLGEGQPQGATSPALQALAQRIQEGAVAQALLDRVGERLTGCDLDLGLQTPLSAQETEAMPGRRLSAGFGNLAEAIRQAVALSLQIAADVPHVVAENDELARQSQTQLDALQTVLGTTRQLLQSLQEMDRDLRAVIAVAVSADDSARQGVEAAHSLGQAMQELARRSARANQVIEVIDAVAFQTNILSINASIEAVHAGPAGRGFAVVATEIRQLADRAATAARDVRSIIGETGAALQDSAASAQRTEQVLGGIGELLGRASTAMEAVAGRIATQSGEIGGIGRAVEHVVGLSRSNLQHAAQVLQRSADLAAGSETLHDCVNLFRLPADPMRQPRHARVRDLAQAAAVSIGLALEAALARGRIGEDALFSTEYVPIPGIDPPKYRTAFDALCDELLPPLQEPLLAAHPWIVFAICANVDGYVPTHNLRFSQPLSGDRARDLVGNRTKRIFADRVGRNVGRHTAPYLLQVYRRDTGQILFDLSVPVHVRGRHWGGLRVAYMLE, encoded by the coding sequence ATGGCCTTGTTCTCACGCAGTCCCGATGCCGACGCCGCGCCCGTTGCCGGTTTGCCGGATGCCCCGATCGCGCTGTTGCGGCTGGAGCCCGACGGTCGCGTGAGTGCCGCCAACCGTGCCGCCCTGGACCTGCTGGGCGTCCCGGCCGAAACGCTGCTTGGCGCCGCCAGCGAGGCGGTCTGGGGCTTGCCGCTGTCCGCCCTGGTCGACAGCGAAGGCAGTTGGCAGGCGCCGGGGGGCGATCCCGCGCGTCGCGTGCGCTACCAGCGCGACCGCGATCGTGGCGGCCAGGGCTGGCTGCTGTCGCTGCCGCATCCGGAAACCGCGGCACTGTTGCGCGACGTCGCGCTGCTCGGCGAGGGCCAGCCGCAGGGGGCGACCAGCCCGGCGCTGCAGGCGCTGGCGCAGCGGATCCAGGAAGGGGCGGTGGCGCAGGCGCTGCTGGATCGGGTCGGCGAGCGGCTGACCGGCTGCGATCTGGATCTGGGGCTGCAGACGCCGCTGTCGGCGCAGGAGACCGAGGCGATGCCGGGGCGGCGCCTGTCGGCCGGCTTCGGCAACCTGGCCGAGGCGATCCGCCAGGCGGTGGCGTTGTCGCTGCAGATCGCCGCCGACGTGCCGCACGTGGTCGCCGAGAACGACGAACTGGCGCGGCAGTCCCAGACCCAGCTGGATGCGCTGCAGACCGTGCTGGGCACCACCCGGCAGTTGCTGCAGAGCCTGCAGGAGATGGACCGCGACCTGCGCGCGGTGATCGCGGTGGCGGTCAGCGCCGACGACAGCGCCCGCCAGGGCGTGGAAGCGGCGCACAGCCTCGGCCAGGCGATGCAGGAGCTGGCGCGGCGTTCGGCGCGCGCCAACCAGGTCATCGAGGTGATCGATGCGGTCGCGTTCCAGACCAATATCCTCTCGATCAACGCCAGCATCGAAGCGGTGCATGCCGGCCCGGCCGGGCGCGGGTTCGCGGTGGTCGCCACCGAGATCCGGCAACTGGCCGACCGCGCCGCCACCGCGGCGCGCGACGTGCGCAGCATCATCGGCGAGACCGGTGCGGCGCTGCAGGATAGCGCCGCCTCGGCGCAGCGCACCGAACAGGTGCTGGGCGGCATCGGCGAGTTGCTCGGCCGCGCCAGTACGGCGATGGAGGCGGTGGCCGGCCGCATCGCCACGCAGAGCGGGGAGATCGGCGGCATCGGCCGCGCCGTGGAGCACGTGGTCGGGCTCAGCCGCAGCAATCTGCAGCACGCCGCGCAGGTGCTCCAGCGCAGCGCCGATCTGGCCGCCGGCAGCGAGACCCTGCACGACTGCGTGAACCTGTTCCGGCTGCCCGCCGATCCGATGCGGCAGCCACGGCATGCGCGCGTGCGCGATCTGGCGCAGGCGGCCGCGGTCAGCATCGGCCTGGCCCTGGAGGCCGCACTGGCGCGCGGACGGATCGGCGAGGATGCGCTGTTCTCCACCGAGTACGTGCCGATCCCCGGCATCGACCCGCCCAAGTACCGCACCGCGTTCGACGCGTTGTGCGACGAACTGTTGCCGCCGCTGCAGGAGCCGTTGCTGGCCGCGCATCCATGGATCGTGTTCGCGATCTGCGCCAACGTCGACGGCTATGTGCCGACCCACAATCTGCGCTTCAGCCAGCCGCTCAGCGGCGACCGCGCGCGCGATCTGGTCGGCAATCGCACCAAGCGCATCTTCGCCGACCGGGTCGGCCGCAACGTCGGCCGCCACACCGCGCCCTATCTGCTGCAGGTGTACCGGCGCGATACCGGGCAGATCCTGTTCGACCTGTCGGTGCCGGTGCATGTGCGCGGACGCCACTGGGGCGGCCTGCGCGTGGCCTACATGCTGGAATGA
- the thiC gene encoding phosphomethylpyrimidine synthase ThiC, whose product MNAVPNPLQQQTDTLSAAVTRPIPGSRKIFVQGSRADLQVPMREIALTRTPTVFGGEENAPITVYDTSGPYTDPQARIDLGAGLAPLRAAWIAERGDSVALAGLSSQFGRAREDDARLQAVRFPARRLPRRARDGANVTQMHYARRGIVTPEMEFVAIRENQRLQDLHDAQLRVQHPGEAFGAAIPQQITPEFVRDEIARGRAILPCNINHPESEPMIIGRNFLTKINANIGNSAVSSGIAEEVEKLVWAIRWGGDTVMDLSTGKHIHETREWIVRNSPVPIGTVPIYQALEKVDGRAEELTWEIFRDTLIEQAEQGVDYFTIHAGVLLRYVPLTAKRVTGIVSRGGSILAKWCLAHHRENFLYTHFEEICEIMKAYDVAFSLGDGLRPGCIADANDAAQFGELETLGELTKVAWKHDVQTMIEGPGHVPMQLIKQNMDKQLRECGEAPFYTLGPLTTDIAPGYDHITSAIGAAMIGWFGTAMLCYVTPKEHLGLPNRADVRDGIMAYKIAAHAADLAKGHPGAQVRDNALSKARFEFRWDDQFHLGLDPEKAREFHDETLPKDAHKLAHFCSMCGPHFCSMKITQDVRDYAAEHGVDAEAALHAGMAEKSAQFLAAGAQVYRAE is encoded by the coding sequence ATGAACGCCGTACCCAACCCGCTGCAGCAGCAGACCGACACCTTGTCCGCGGCGGTGACCCGCCCGATCCCCGGTTCGCGCAAGATCTTCGTGCAGGGCTCGCGCGCCGACCTGCAGGTGCCGATGCGCGAGATCGCGCTGACCCGCACGCCCACCGTGTTCGGCGGCGAGGAGAACGCCCCCATCACCGTCTACGACACCTCCGGGCCCTACACCGACCCGCAGGCGCGGATCGATCTCGGTGCCGGCCTGGCGCCGCTGCGCGCGGCCTGGATCGCCGAGCGCGGCGACAGCGTGGCGCTGGCCGGGCTCAGTTCGCAGTTCGGCCGGGCGCGCGAGGACGATGCACGCCTGCAGGCGGTGCGCTTCCCCGCACGGCGCCTGCCGCGGCGCGCCCGCGATGGCGCCAACGTCACCCAGATGCATTACGCGCGGCGCGGCATCGTCACCCCGGAAATGGAATTCGTGGCGATCCGCGAGAACCAGCGCCTGCAGGACCTGCACGATGCGCAACTGCGCGTGCAGCATCCCGGCGAGGCGTTCGGCGCCGCGATCCCGCAGCAGATCACGCCCGAGTTCGTGCGCGACGAGATCGCCCGCGGCCGCGCCATCCTGCCGTGCAACATCAACCATCCGGAAAGCGAGCCGATGATCATCGGCCGCAACTTCCTGACCAAGATCAACGCCAACATCGGCAACAGCGCGGTCAGTTCCGGCATCGCCGAGGAAGTGGAGAAACTGGTGTGGGCGATCCGCTGGGGCGGGGACACGGTGATGGACCTGTCCACCGGCAAGCACATCCACGAGACCCGCGAGTGGATCGTGCGCAATTCGCCGGTGCCGATCGGCACCGTGCCGATCTACCAGGCGCTGGAGAAAGTGGACGGCCGCGCCGAGGAACTGACCTGGGAGATCTTCCGCGACACCCTGATCGAGCAGGCCGAACAAGGCGTGGACTACTTCACCATCCATGCCGGCGTGCTGCTGCGCTACGTGCCGCTGACCGCAAAACGCGTCACCGGCATCGTCTCGCGCGGCGGCTCGATCCTGGCCAAGTGGTGCCTGGCGCATCATCGCGAGAACTTCCTCTACACCCACTTCGAGGAAATCTGCGAGATCATGAAGGCCTACGACGTGGCCTTCTCGCTGGGCGACGGGTTGCGCCCGGGCTGCATCGCCGACGCCAACGACGCCGCCCAGTTCGGCGAACTGGAGACGCTGGGCGAGTTGACCAAGGTCGCCTGGAAGCACGACGTGCAGACCATGATCGAAGGCCCCGGCCACGTGCCGATGCAGTTGATCAAGCAGAACATGGACAAGCAACTGCGCGAGTGCGGCGAGGCGCCGTTCTACACGCTCGGGCCGCTGACCACCGACATCGCCCCGGGCTACGACCACATCACCTCGGCGATCGGCGCGGCGATGATCGGCTGGTTCGGCACCGCGATGCTGTGCTACGTCACGCCGAAGGAGCATCTGGGCCTGCCCAACCGCGCCGACGTGCGCGACGGCATCATGGCCTACAAGATCGCCGCGCACGCCGCGGACCTGGCCAAGGGCCACCCGGGTGCGCAGGTGCGCGACAACGCCCTGTCCAAGGCGCGCTTCGAGTTCCGCTGGGACGATCAGTTCCATCTCGGCCTGGATCCGGAGAAGGCGCGCGAGTTCCATGACGAGACCCTGCCCAAGGACGCGCACAAGCTGGCGCACTTCTGTTCGATGTGCGGGCCGCACTTCTGCTCGATGAAGATCACCCAGGACGTGCGCGACTACGCCGCCGAACACGGGGTCGACGCGGAGGCCGCGCTGCACGCCGGCATGGCGGAAAAATCGGCGCAGTTCCTGGCGGCCGGCGCGCAGGTGTACCGCGCCGAGTGA
- a CDS encoding ion channel, producing the protein MLRYAFALRRHPSALLLGVQLLGVLLYPWMEDTAAGRALFGAFGIVVLSLALWVVNRGPTALWIACCLALPSVALSIAAALLGNPAMTAWAQLLESLLYFYTAGSLIAYMLQDHVVTRDELYAAGATFTLLAWAFAFVFAVCQQWWPGSFTAAVDASSPRTWMELLYLSFSVLSGVGLSDVVPVQPFARALVMLEQFAGVMYIALVVSRLIGLSVTRHMKA; encoded by the coding sequence ATGCTGCGCTATGCGTTCGCGCTGCGTCGCCATCCGTCCGCGCTGCTGCTCGGCGTGCAGTTGCTGGGCGTGCTGCTGTATCCCTGGATGGAGGACACGGCCGCCGGGCGCGCGCTGTTCGGTGCGTTCGGCATCGTGGTGCTGTCGCTGGCGCTCTGGGTGGTCAACCGCGGACCCACGGCACTGTGGATCGCCTGTTGCCTGGCGCTGCCGTCGGTGGCGCTGTCGATCGCCGCGGCCCTGCTCGGCAATCCGGCGATGACCGCCTGGGCGCAGCTGCTGGAAAGCCTGCTGTACTTCTATACCGCCGGCAGCCTGATCGCCTACATGCTGCAGGACCATGTGGTCACCCGCGACGAACTGTATGCCGCCGGTGCCACCTTCACGCTGCTGGCCTGGGCCTTCGCGTTCGTCTTCGCGGTGTGCCAGCAATGGTGGCCGGGCAGCTTCACCGCGGCCGTGGACGCGTCCTCGCCACGCACCTGGATGGAACTGCTGTACTTGAGCTTCAGCGTGCTTTCCGGCGTGGGCCTGAGCGACGTGGTGCCGGTGCAGCCGTTCGCGCGGGCGCTGGTGATGCTCGAACAGTTCGCAGGGGTGATGTACATCGCCCTGGTGGTATCGCGGCTGATTGGGCTCAGCGTCACACGCCACATGAAAGCGTGA